The nucleotide window ATAATGTATAGGTTAGTATAATTATGTACAAGTTTCAAGACTCAGTTACGAACCCGTTGCATGTGGCAGCGGTGCCAGGTAACCAATAATAAGTAATAATATTCCTACTCCAAGAAAGGAAATAATTCGCGCTAGCGTGCCATGATTGACTAATTCAATAAAAAATAATTTAGCCACAACGACTGCAAGCAGCGTAGCGCCCGCCATCCAGCCATGGCGCCAACCACGACGGGTCGCTGTAGCCATCACGGTCAACGCGAGGGTGCTCCACAATAGCGATAGGGAGGCTTGAAAGGTCGAAGAGGCGAACAATTCGCGCCAGTGATAGGGAATATCGTCCCAATGGTGGACTGTACGTGCCACGATCCCGTTCAGTAGGAGAAAAACGCTGGCGACGAATGCTTTGACCAATTTTCCGCTATGGATGACAGTCCAGGGACGACATTCGTGGGTTATGGCTTTCCACCAGCGCGGCAACATCAAAAACACAAAAGTAATGGCGAAATCCAGGGGATTGAATAGAGGGACATAACTCAGTAGCCAAGCAGCACCATCATTGGCAATATTGACGTAGAGTGCCCAGCTCCAGGCGAAAGCCAGCAGCGGTCCACATCCATGATGGAGATAAACCGCACGATACTTGTTCCAAGGCCAGTGCGACACACCTGGTCCGCGTTCCATCACCCACCACGCCAATCCCGCAGGCGCAATCCCCCAGGCGATGATTTCCCATGCGCTCACGGGGCCATCGATCCACCAGACCATCAAACCGTTTATTTCCGAGGCCAGCAACCAGGCTAACATCCACAGAGTTGCTGCATGCCAAAGATGGCGGATTTGCACGTTCGGAAAGTCACCGTCCAGCACCCACAGACCAGCATATTGAACGACAAAGGCTAAAATCCAGACACTCCACCAGATCGTCCACGACCAGGCGTTGGCGTAAAAATAGTGATACGCGCCAATGTCCAGGATTACCATTCCTGGCAACAATAACGCAGTGGGCACTGCCACTAGGTGTGAACGCAAAGTGTGACGAAGGACGATGCCAGCGAACGCTGTGGTGGTAAGGAAAAACAACAGAACGCTGCGAACCGATCCAGGCATTACGAATCGCTCAATTTCATGGCCACCTGTCGTATACCACCACCACAACCCCCAGCCCAGCAACAAGCCCTTCACAACGTGCTCCCAAGAACGCAATGATTCGCGGTGGTAATCTAGTTGAAGGCTAGAGAACATTCCGGCAAGGGCGATGAGCAGACCTCCCAAACAACGCGAGTTGAGTAGTGGCAGTGTTGTACTGTGTTCAACCCAGCTGAGGGCGAGGATGCCTCCCCCTGCGATTAGCTGCAACAATGAACCAGCAATTCGTGTTAAAAGGCGAGCCTGGCGTGCGCCGATCCACACGAGCGCCGTTCCTTCCAAGGCCCAGGCCGCAGAAGTCCAATGTCCATCGACCGCCAGCGGGATCGCGAGGGTGGTGAATGCCGTCCCCAAGGCTAAGAATGATTCACATAGCAGGCGTAGCCGTTCCCCCTCGCGCCGCCATAGCCAGGCGGCCAAGCCAAGATAAAAGCCTCCCAGGGCAAGGGCGCTCCAAGCCATGCCAAATTTAAAGTGAGATACTACCCCTGCTTGAAGGCCCGTAGTCACGACCGGTAAACCAAACACTAATCCGCCATCGACGAGTCCCTTGAGTTGTGGAGGTTGGCGCAAGGCGAATAGCACCGCAACCATCACATACATCAAAAAAAACAAGATCAGGAAAGGTTCTGTAGTGTAAAAATGAGACGGCTGATACTGAAAAAATCCCCAAAGGCCGCTAATTACAAAGGTGAACAAAAAACCAAACAAATTCAGTGAACGCCAAGCCTTGAACCACGCCAGCCCCAAAACACCAGTATTAAGCAATCCGTAATAGCTGAATAATTGAACATGATTACCATCACCTGTGGATACCAACACCGGCGCGAGATAACCACCAATCGCGCCAAAAAATGATAATGCGGGAGCGTCCTGGCCAAGAGCGAGCAATGCGGAAAAAATGGCAATTACCACCAATAATGGAAAGGCCAATTCTGGCGGTATTAGTCCAAAACGAAGCGCAACAAACACCGTTAGATACCAAACTCCGATCCCACCTCCCTGCATGATCATGGCATACCCAGGCCGCAGACAGCGTAAATGCCAACCGATGAAAAGCAGTATTATCCCGGCCAGAGCGGTAGCGATGAAACGCCATTCCAGGGGAATATATATCCCCATGGTTACATGCTTGAAAAGAAACGCGATGCCAAGGAATACCAATATCACGCCAACCCGTGCTAATGGATTTTCTCCGGCAATTAGTGACCATAACCGCCAAGGAAATTTGGATGAAGATTTAATTGTAGATCCTTCCTGCCCGTAATTGCACGGTGGCTCATGAATAACCGGATCAGTAATAGCGGTGGATGATTCACTGGAATTAATGATAACTTGGAGGGGCGCGGTAATATTCGCTACAATCAATTCGTTAAGCTGATTTTCCAACCTGGTGATTCGATTGCGCAATCGCCATTGCTCACCAATCAACCAAGCAAAGATTGCACCTAGTAAAGGAGCACTGTTCGAAGATAGAAACTCACGGCCAAGAATAGTACCTAGAATAATCAGGAATAGTGTGGTCAGATTCAACATTATCGAATAACCTATGGATCATCACCAGATGCTCTCATTCGTTGAGATTTGATAAAATGAACTTAGTTCATGTAATTCGTTGGGCGGGAATAATGCTGGTAGCATTGCTCGCTGCCTGCGCTCAAGACCCTTTCTACTGGTTGCTTTCTCCGCCGCGAGCGCGAGTGATTTCTCGTTTTTTCCTTCCACCCTCAGGCACCGACGTAGTTGGAACGCTCGTCGCGGTCCATGCGTATCCCCAGGATACCCTGTCGGATATTGCACGTTATTTTGATGTAGGCCATGACGCCATTTTGAACGCTAATCCGAAAGTAGACCCCTGGTTGCCTGGAAAAAGCACGCGCATCCTCATTCCCACCCAGCATATTCTGCCACCTGGAACACGTCGCGGCATTGTCATCAATCTTGCAGCCTTACGTCTTTATTATTATCCCGCCGACAATCGAACGGTAATTACCCACCCCACTGGAATCGGGCGAGAAAATTGGGCTACTCCCCAAGGCAGCACCAAGGTTATCGCTAAGGAAATCGATCCCCCTTGGCGTATACCACTTTCCATCCGTAGCGAGCACGCGAGTCAGGGTAATCCACTACCCGCAATCTTGCCTGCCGGCCCCAATAATCCATTGGGTCAATATGCCTTACGTCTCGGTGTTCCAGGCTATTTAATCCACGGTACCAATCGACCGTATGGCATTGGTATGAGGGTAAGTCACGGCTGCATTCAGCTTTATCCAGAAGACATTTCCGCCCTATTTCCGAATGTACCGATTGGAACACAAGTAACCATCATCAATTATCCCTATCTCATAGGCCGCGTCGCTGGTCGTCCCTACCTGGAGGCTCATCCTCATAACGAAGACGACACCAACAATCAAAAAATAGAAATTATGGAACGACTACATCAAGTTATGCTGGAAACGGGCGTTACTTCCGCTGAAATAGACTGGAACCGTGCGTTGACCGCCGCACGGATGGCCTTGGGAGTACCGCTTCCTATCTATCGTGGGGCACCCGTGGCCGAGGCAATGCTTGCTGCGGTTTCATTGGTGGAAACTGGCGTAATTGCAGGAACCTGGGAGCCGGTGGCCAGATAGAAATTATGTTGATGGTCAATGTATCCTGTCTTTTGGTGCGCTACAATTACCTAATAATTTTTTTGTTCCTAAAGATTATCGTAAACCTCACTACATCACTCTACATTTTTATGAATAACCATGTGGTGATGACACGGGCTGAAGCTGAATCAGCCGCCAACCATTTGCACAACAACAAGCTACTATCAGGCAGGCTTATTACAGAGGAGACCCAGTGGATACGCAGAACACGTATAATTACACGGTGGTACGCCAGTTCGCCGTCATGGCGTTGGCCTGGGGTATCATTGGCATGGCTATCGGCGTGTGGATTGCCTCTGAGCTGGCGTTTCCATCACTGAATTTCGACATCCCGTGGCTTACTTTCAGTCGTCTGCGTCCGTTGCATACCAATATTGTGATTTTTGCCTTCGCGGGCAATGTGTTGTTCGCCACCTCGTATTATGTGGCGCAACATACCTGTCAGACTCGACTGTTTGGTCCAAGCCTTGCTACGTTTACTTTTTGGGGCTGGCAATTCGCCATGGTGCTTGCAGTTTTTACTCTGCCATCGGGCATGTCGAGCGGCAAGGAATACGCCGAACTGGAATGGCCCATTGATATCCTTATCGCTGTGGTGTGGGTGATTTACGCCATTGTATTCTTTGGCACGCTAACAAGACGTAAAACTCCCCAAATCTATGTGACCAACTGGTTTCACGGTGCCTATATTCTCGCGTTCGCCATGCTTCATCTCATCAATAGCGCCGAATTACCAGTGAGTTTCTGGCCGATGAAGTCTTATTCGCTATATCCTGGTGCGGTGGATGCCATGGTAGCGTGGTGGTATGGCCATAATTTTGTGGGTCTCTTTATAACCGTGGCCTTCCTCGGAACAATGTATTATTTTCTCCCCAAGCAGATCGAACGACCGATTTATTCCTATCGACTGGCCGTAGTTCATTTTTTTGCGATTATCACCTTTGCGGCATGGTCAGCTCCCCAGCATTTACTTTACAGCGCGTTACCCGATTGGACGCAATCATTAGGAATGGTCTTTTCCGTGCTGTTATTGCTTCCGTTGTGGGGAGGATTGATTAATGGTCTCATGACTATGTCTGGATGCTGGAATAAAATGCTCACCGATCCTGTTCTTCGGTTTATCGTTGGCGCGTTGCTTTTTTATGGCATCTCGACCCTTGAAGGTTCCATCATGGCGATTAAGACCGTCAACGCTTTTATTCACTATACGGATTTAGCAGTAGGTCACGCCCATTCGGGAGGATTTGGTTGGATCGGTTTCCTTTCTATCGGTGTGCTCTATATCCTGTTACCACAAATTTTTCATCATGAACGCATGTATAGCATCCGACTTATTATCGCGCATTTCTGGTTTGCTATTCTTGGCGTGGCGCTGTATCTGGTTGCCATGGGATATTCTGGAATAATGCAGGATAAGATGTGGCGCGCCATGAATGATGACGGGACTCTAACTTATCGTTTCGTAGAATCGGTGCAAGCGATCCATTATCTTTATATTTTGCGTGCTATTGGCGGTTTACTGTATTTGATCGGCATGTTCCTGATGGCCTATAACGTTTGGAAGACCATCCACGTTTCACGCGAGCGTGTATGTCATGGTCATGGCCATGGTCATCGCCACCCTGCCAAATCAAGCCATTCAGCTCATCCAGCGCACACGGAACATTCCGACCATGGAAGACATGCTCATTCTGCTGCTTCAAGCCATGCCCACGACATAAATCACTCGACTCCATCAGGCCACCATTGAGGAATTCAATCATGAATTATGAATTCGTTGAAAAAAAATTGGGATGGCTGGTGACTATCATTCTGATGGTGATTAGCCTGGGTGGTTTAGCGGAAATCGTGCCTCTCTTCTTCAGTTTTACCTCAGAGATCGGTTCGGTGGTAGAGCCAATCAGAAATTTGCAACCCTACGACGCTTTGCGTCTGGAAGGCCGTGATATCTATATTCGTGAAGGTTGCTCGTTGTGTCATTCTCAGATGATTCGTCCTTTCCACGCAGAAACCGAACGCTATGGCCACTATTCGATGGCTGGCGAATCGGTATATGACCATCCCTTTCTTTGGGGTTCTAAACGTACTGGCCCTGATCTGGCAAGGATTGGGCGTCGCTATAGCAATTCCTGGCATCAAGAGCACCTGCGTCACCCAAGTGCGGCCGTGCCAAAATCCATTATGCCTGCTTACCCCTGGCTGGAAAAAAACACCCTGGATGAAACATTGACCGTGACTAAAATGCGGACAATAAATACTCTCATCACGCTTACCTGTCAAAAATGCAAAACGTACTCCGAAAAGGAGATCGAGGAAGGTCCATCGAAAGTGCGGGGTAAAACGGAAGAAGATGCATTGATTGCCTATCTCAATGGTGATCCCGAACAACCAGGTGGTCTTGGTCGGCTGCACTTCCAGATGAGATAAAAATATGGACTTTTTATTAATAATTCACCAAGTCTACACCGTTCTTCTTTTTCTGTTGTTCATGGCGATCATTGGCTGGGCCTGGAATGGAAAGCGCCAATCTTCCTTTCATGACGCATCATTGTTGCCGTTTCTGGACGATTCTTCTGAAATTGTGGCTGCCAAGCTTATTAAGGAGAACTTTTGTAAATCACCCCACGACTAAAGCAGGGAGCTTTAATTGAATAAATCCTGATTTACCAGCCTAAGTTCAAAACATCGGACTACGTTGCAACGAAGCACAAGACTCACCTACGAATGCTTCCTCAGTTCGTAGCTCTGAAAGCGGCGAATGCAGACAACCTTAGGGGTAGGACGAAACGGTTTGTCGCAAGGTTCAAAATCTTGTCCTGCGCGAAGTCGCAGGAATCGAACTGAAGCTGCGCTGCAACTTTGGCGAGGGGAGCCACACCGCAAGGTGTGTGTCACCAGGCCCGTAAGGGCTGACAGCCGGGAAAGACCGGCTTTTTTGACTGACGGTTTTTTCCGCTAAAACCGTGTCCTTTCCTCCCCACGGCTAAAGCCGGGGGTATTTCGGAGACAATGATGAGTGACTTTTGGAGCGAATGGATCATTGTCCTCACCGTAACAAGCCTTTTCACTGGTTACGGACTGGTCTGGTGGGGTGCCAAACGCTCTACTGACAACGTCAGCGAGGATAAACTCCGTCCTGGATACAATGATTATTCAATACCACACACATGGTTGTATCTGTTTTATCTCAGCCTGCTTTTTTTTGTAGTATATTTTTCCCTTTATCCCGGGCTGGGAAAATTTACTGGTGTGTCGAAATGGACTTCACAAGGTCAATATGACCAGGAACGCAAGCAATACAATGCGCAATATGCAGATAAATTCAATCAGTATTTATCGCGTCCCATAACCGAAGTAGCAAAAGATCAGGCTGCACAACAAATAGGAAAACGCCTATTTCTGGCTTATTGTTCAAACTGCCATCAAGTCAGTAAAGAAGAAGAAAATCTTCACTATCCAAACCTTTCTGATAAAGATTGGCTTTGGGGTGGCGAGCCAGAACGAATTAAAGAAACCATTATTAAAGGGAGAACTGGCATCATGCCCGCGTGGGGTGCCATTTTGGGAGAAAAGGAAATTTCGGAAATAGCGAATTACGTAATGACTCTCTCTAATAGAAAACCTAGAGATCAGGAAAAAGTAACTGTAGGCCACGAAAAATTCGTGATTTATTGTCAGCTTTGTCACGGTGCCGACGGAAAGGGCGATCCGCGCGTGGGTGTTCCTAACCTTACCGATCAAATCTGGTTACATATTGCATCACGAGAAGTGGCAACCGATGCTAGATTAGAAGCAGGAATCAAACAGGCCATTGCGAATGGTTTTGTTAATTCTATGCCACCCCACTGGAAGATGCTCGATCAAGCCAGAATTCACTTATTGGCTAGTTACGTCTACGGTTTGTCCAATTAAGTCAATCACCCTCGACCCTAACGGGATCGAGGGGGCTAGTGGGGTGACCTATAATGCTAATTAATTGATTAGCATTACCAAATGCCCGCGAGAGAGCCACCCCGGCTTTAAGCCGGGCAGGGAGGAAAGCGGACGGTTTTCAGAATTAGGAGCCGGTCTTTCCCGGCTGTCAGCCTGTAAGGGCAACTCGGCTTGCGCCGGTTATGTTTGCCTCGCCAATGTTTTCAGAGCTTGTTCTGCTAACCGCACTTCCTTAACCCCATTAAAGATGTTTAACGGTGAGCGACAGAGCTACGGACTGGCACGCATCCGTAGGTGTCATGACTCCAAAAATGTAGTCCGATACTTTGGACTTAGGCTGGTCAAGTTCGAACTTGTGAATTTGACTTCTCAAGCCCCGCCTTTAGCTGTGGGGTTCCTGACTGAAAGATTTTTAATCCACTACGCTGGAGAGGTCATCCAAATTCGGCGCTGAAACTCCAGGCTTCAGCCATGGTGAAGAAGCGTCGTCCTCTTGTTTATTCTTGAAGTTGCCGGTCTTTCCCGGCTGTCAACCCTTACGGGTCTGATAATGCGAGTCTTACGACCCAGATCCCATCGCTAATGTTGCAATACAGCTCAGTTTTATTTCTGGAACTTTTCGACAATCCGTTGCGTACTATTTCCGTAGCTCTGTCTACATCTGTCGTTTTCAGAAAATTTGGAGTTGCCTGTCTGCCGACAAGTAGGAGGAAGCGCACCAGTCTGAGTCTTTTATTTTGTTGCAGCATAGCCCAATTTCCCGAACTCAGGCTGATAAACCAGGCTTTATCCATAAAGCCCCAATTTTAGCCGTGGGGTAATTTATGACTCCCTGGAATAGTTCTAAAAATTTATAAATTTATGGACTAATCCGTCCTGCGATATCTGAAGAAATACTAGGCATCCGGTTGTTCTTGCGATACAGGTAGTCTCCTGTCAACGCACCTATCACGGCACTCGTCATCATCGGTAGCTGACTTGTCGTCATGGTACGAAGAGCATTTGTCGCCCCTACCCTGTATGCAGCCCTGCTTACCGCTCCGGGTACAGCCCTGGTTACCATTGAACCACCTGGCAACAGGTTATATACCAAAACGCCGGCGATGGCACCTAGTCCAATCGACAATACACGACTGTCGAAAAGGGGAACCGATCCATTCGCTACAGCTTCATTTACTGAATCAATTGCCTGTATTGCTTCAGGTGGAATGGTCTGAGGAGACAGAGCGGGGATTGGTTCTGCGAGGACTGGTCCAGCGAGGACGGTGGATAAAGCAACAAAAGCAAGCATTTTTGCGGACTTCATCGATTATTCTCCAGTTGGTTGTTGGTAGAAAGTACATTAATTACTCCGTTTGACCGAGGAGTGCCAACGCAATCCCGGACAGAGCATTATAAACAGCGTCCACGGTAAGACGCGCGTTGGCTTCCTTTAACCAACGCACAACAAGGGCGGCGGCTGGGCCATCAAGGCGCTCAATCAGCTCCACGGCACCGCGTAGATCATCCTCGGTCAATCGGTCCGTTGCAGAGATAACCAATTGTTGCCGCGGATTAGGTTGCGATGAAGAAAATGGAATGAAAACCATGTTCACCCAGCTAAACGCCCAATTAACCCAATTTTGGTCTGTTTGTTCCAGCAGAGGTTGAAGTTTCGGAATCAAAATAAGCCCAAAACCATCACGTAGTTCAGCTACGGTAGCGATTCCTACTGCCGCATGAGGAGTAAGAATCGCCAGTGTCTTTGATAAACCTGGTTCATTCCGACTCATCTGACGGACAAGAGACAGTTCTGACTCAAAGGGAAGATGAGTTTGACTAGCAATTCGCAGCTGAAATATCGCCAGCGCGAGGCGATTGTTAGCGAGTTGATCCGCCAAGCCTTGCTCTGCCTGGGAAAATCGTTTTCCAATCTCCTCGTTGGAGGCTTCCAATACTTCTATTCGATGCAACAGATTTCCGGTGGAGAGTGATGATGAACCACCATCCTGCAAGGCAAGAGTTACACCACCCACCATCACTAAAGCCATCAGAATTCCCACTACCATTACCGACCGATAACCGATCCTTCCGTAACAGGAAATCAATTGTCCTAATCGATTCGGAAAATAATAAAGTGGCAGAAAAGAAAATCGCATCGTTAATAACAGCACTGAAATATTTTACGGATAAATACGACGAGATTATTAACTTAATTTTGATTTAAGTGAGTAATCTAGAGATCGCCTAATTTTTTTTCTCTTTTGAAAGAGACCGAACATTGCGCTCCACTCGTTGAATAGCGCGCATCAGAGTACCGCTTTCCTCTCCGAGAAAAGTCTGTTTCGGCGTCATAATGAAAGATACGTCAGGAAGTGGCAAAAGTTTTACCTTGAGTGTAGACACTTGATAATCACCACCGGTATTGACGGACATCACGGTTTTTATGATTTTCCGCTGAAGGGACGCGTATACACCAGGACTCGCACGTTCCCACTCCTCAAGCAATGATTCAAGGTTTTCATAATCAGCTTCGCTAAGTTCGCTTGATTGGCCGAACTTAAAACTCAATCCAGGGATAATACCAACATCGGTATCAATCTCCTTGAGCTTGTATCCAGCATAACCCAATAACTTGAAAAGTTGACCTGCGTCTTTCTTAGATACTGAATTAGTTAGGCTAGCAGGAGTAGGTGGGATAATCCAAGAAAATACATTATCTCGTAAAACTCCCCATACCCATCCCACAGTTTGGGTTGAATAAGTCCAAACTATGCCCACAGTACTCAGACGTTCATCAACCAGATCAACGGGTAAAGAAGTAATCTCCTCGACTGTGCTTGTGGCTGAAGGTGAGGATGCTCCAATAGCGT belongs to Gammaproteobacteria bacterium and includes:
- a CDS encoding putative membrane protein (Evidence 3 : Putative function from multiple computational evidences); this encodes MLNLTTLFLIILGTILGREFLSSNSAPLLGAIFAWLIGEQWRLRNRITRLENQLNELIVANITAPLQVIINSSESSTAITDPVIHEPPCNYGQEGSTIKSSSKFPWRLWSLIAGENPLARVGVILVFLGIAFLFKHVTMGIYIPLEWRFIATALAGIILLFIGWHLRCLRPGYAMIMQGGGIGVWYLTVFVALRFGLIPPELAFPLLVVIAIFSALLALGQDAPALSFFGAIGGYLAPVLVSTGDGNHVQLFSYYGLLNTGVLGLAWFKAWRSLNLFGFLFTFVISGLWGFFQYQPSHFYTTEPFLILFFLMYVMVAVLFALRQPPQLKGLVDGGLVFGLPVVTTGLQAGVVSHFKFGMAWSALALGGFYLGLAAWLWRREGERLRLLCESFLALGTAFTTLAIPLAVDGHWTSAAWALEGTALVWIGARQARLLTRIAGSLLQLIAGGGILALSWVEHSTTLPLLNSRCLGGLLIALAGMFSSLQLDYHRESLRSWEHVVKGLLLGWGLWWWYTTGGHEIERFVMPGSVRSVLLFFLTTTAFAGIVLRHTLRSHLVAVPTALLLPGMVILDIGAYHYFYANAWSWTIWWSVWILAFVVQYAGLWVLDGDFPNVQIRHLWHAATLWMLAWLLASEINGLMVWWIDGPVSAWEIIAWGIAPAGLAWWVMERGPGVSHWPWNKYRAVYLHHGCGPLLAFAWSWALYVNIANDGAAWLLSYVPLFNPLDFAITFVFLMLPRWWKAITHECRPWTVIHSGKLVKAFVASVFLLLNGIVARTVHHWDDIPYHWRELFASSTFQASLSLLWSTLALTVMATATRRGWRHGWMAGATLLAVVVAKLFFIELVNHGTLARIISFLGVGILLLIIGYLAPLPHATGS
- a CDS encoding L,D-transpeptidase ErfK/SrfK, whose protein sequence is MNLVHVIRWAGIMLVALLAACAQDPFYWLLSPPRARVISRFFLPPSGTDVVGTLVAVHAYPQDTLSDIARYFDVGHDAILNANPKVDPWLPGKSTRILIPTQHILPPGTRRGIVINLAALRLYYYPADNRTVITHPTGIGRENWATPQGSTKVIAKEIDPPWRIPLSIRSEHASQGNPLPAILPAGPNNPLGQYALRLGVPGYLIHGTNRPYGIGMRVSHGCIQLYPEDISALFPNVPIGTQVTIINYPYLIGRVAGRPYLEAHPHNEDDTNNQKIEIMERLHQVMLETGVTSAEIDWNRALTAARMALGVPLPIYRGAPVAEAMLAAVSLVETGVIAGTWEPVAR
- a CDS encoding hypothetical protein (Evidence 5 : Unknown function), producing MQEPGSRWPDRNYVDGQCILSFGALQLPNNFFVPKDYRKPHYITLHFYE
- the ccoN gene encoding Cbb3-type cytochrome c oxidase subunit CcoN1 translates to MDTQNTYNYTVVRQFAVMALAWGIIGMAIGVWIASELAFPSLNFDIPWLTFSRLRPLHTNIVIFAFAGNVLFATSYYVAQHTCQTRLFGPSLATFTFWGWQFAMVLAVFTLPSGMSSGKEYAELEWPIDILIAVVWVIYAIVFFGTLTRRKTPQIYVTNWFHGAYILAFAMLHLINSAELPVSFWPMKSYSLYPGAVDAMVAWWYGHNFVGLFITVAFLGTMYYFLPKQIERPIYSYRLAVVHFFAIITFAAWSAPQHLLYSALPDWTQSLGMVFSVLLLLPLWGGLINGLMTMSGCWNKMLTDPVLRFIVGALLFYGISTLEGSIMAIKTVNAFIHYTDLAVGHAHSGGFGWIGFLSIGVLYILLPQIFHHERMYSIRLIIAHFWFAILGVALYLVAMGYSGIMQDKMWRAMNDDGTLTYRFVESVQAIHYLYILRAIGGLLYLIGMFLMAYNVWKTIHVSRERVCHGHGHGHRHPAKSSHSAHPAHTEHSDHGRHAHSAASSHAHDINHSTPSGHH
- the ccoO gene encoding Cytochrome-c oxidase, cbb3-type subunit II; this encodes MNYEFVEKKLGWLVTIILMVISLGGLAEIVPLFFSFTSEIGSVVEPIRNLQPYDALRLEGRDIYIREGCSLCHSQMIRPFHAETERYGHYSMAGESVYDHPFLWGSKRTGPDLARIGRRYSNSWHQEHLRHPSAAVPKSIMPAYPWLEKNTLDETLTVTKMRTINTLITLTCQKCKTYSEKEIEEGPSKVRGKTEEDALIAYLNGDPEQPGGLGRLHFQMR
- a CDS encoding Cbb3-type cytochrome c oxidase subunit, giving the protein MSDFWSEWIIVLTVTSLFTGYGLVWWGAKRSTDNVSEDKLRPGYNDYSIPHTWLYLFYLSLLFFVVYFSLYPGLGKFTGVSKWTSQGQYDQERKQYNAQYADKFNQYLSRPITEVAKDQAAQQIGKRLFLAYCSNCHQVSKEEENLHYPNLSDKDWLWGGEPERIKETIIKGRTGIMPAWGAILGEKEISEIANYVMTLSNRKPRDQEKVTVGHEKFVIYCQLCHGADGKGDPRVGVPNLTDQIWLHIASREVATDARLEAGIKQAIANGFVNSMPPHWKMLDQARIHLLASYVYGLSN
- a CDS encoding conserved exported hypothetical protein (Evidence 4 : Unknown function but conserved in other organisms); translated protein: MKSAKMLAFVALSTVLAGPVLAEPIPALSPQTIPPEAIQAIDSVNEAVANGSVPLFDSRVLSIGLGAIAGVLVYNLLPGGSMVTRAVPGAVSRAAYRVGATNALRTMTTSQLPMMTSAVIGALTGDYLYRKNNRMPSISSDIAGRISP
- a CDS encoding hypothetical protein (Evidence 5 : Unknown function), translated to MRFSFLPLYYFPNRLGQLISCYGRIGYRSVMVVGILMALVMVGGVTLALQDGGSSSLSTGNLLHRIEVLEASNEEIGKRFSQAEQGLADQLANNRLALAIFQLRIASQTHLPFESELSLVRQMSRNEPGLSKTLAILTPHAAVGIATVAELRDGFGLILIPKLQPLLEQTDQNWVNWAFSWVNMVFIPFSSSQPNPRQQLVISATDRLTEDDLRGAVELIERLDGPAAALVVRWLKEANARLTVDAVYNALSGIALALLGQTE
- a CDS encoding hypothetical protein (Evidence 5 : Unknown function); translation: MNTKLFPHFLTGAMLIMALLGVPINAIGASSPSATSTVEEITSLPVDLVDERLSTVGIVWTYSTQTVGWVWGVLRDNVFSWIIPPTPASLTNSVSKKDAGQLFKLLGYAGYKLKEIDTDVGIIPGLSFKFGQSSELSEADYENLESLLEEWERASPGVYASLQRKIIKTVMSVNTGGDYQVSTLKVKLLPLPDVSFIMTPKQTFLGEESGTLMRAIQRVERNVRSLSKEKKN